In the Grimontia kaedaensis genome, one interval contains:
- a CDS encoding RseA family anti-sigma factor, with amino-acid sequence MAEKENLSALFDGDEIDQALIDALENDQSAQQAWKSFAVTRDVMRGEAPTPSWDIASNVAAALEFEPAHGTQAAPNVVPIQEAQPTPAVAKKGMPSWLQQLTQVGMAAAVSLAVIVGVQQYNGGDQVDPVLAASQPPVLQTIPLAGSAEPVSLSRESLQSNPTEAQLMEQRRRVNAMFQDYELQLRLNADEMIEQDEKLTPEVSTLD; translated from the coding sequence ATGGCTGAAAAAGAAAACCTTTCCGCATTATTTGATGGTGATGAGATTGATCAAGCGCTGATTGATGCGCTGGAAAATGATCAGTCGGCACAGCAAGCATGGAAAAGCTTTGCTGTCACCCGTGATGTAATGCGTGGAGAAGCGCCAACCCCTAGTTGGGATATTGCGTCCAACGTGGCTGCAGCGCTTGAGTTCGAGCCTGCACACGGTACTCAAGCAGCGCCAAATGTTGTTCCTATTCAGGAAGCACAACCTACACCAGCGGTTGCTAAAAAAGGTATGCCATCTTGGTTACAGCAACTCACTCAGGTGGGTATGGCGGCAGCAGTATCTCTTGCAGTGATTGTTGGCGTTCAGCAATACAATGGCGGCGATCAAGTGGATCCAGTTCTGGCAGCGTCACAGCCTCCAGTTTTACAAACTATTCCTTTGGCTGGCTCCGCTGAACCTGTGAGTCTTAGCCGTGAATCGTTGCAGAGTAATCCGACTGAAGCACAGCTTATGGAGCAGCGTCGCCGTGTGAATGCGATGTTCCAAGACTATGAGTTGCAGCTTCGCCTCAATGCTGATGAAATGATTGAACAAGATGAGAAGCTAACACCAGAAGTGAGCACATTAGATTGA
- the rpoE gene encoding RNA polymerase sigma factor RpoE: protein MSEQLTDQALIERVQNGDKQAFNLLVVKYQNKVCNLISRYVSNSGDVPDVAQEAFIKAYRALPGFRGESAFYTWLYRIAVNTAKNYLVAQGRRPPSSDIDAEEAENYENGGALKEISNPENLMLSEQLKQVVFNTIESLPDDLKTAITLREIDGLSYEEIAEVMDCPVGTVRSRIFRAREAVDKRVRPLMNH from the coding sequence ATGAGCGAGCAGTTAACCGATCAAGCCTTAATTGAGCGCGTACAGAATGGTGATAAGCAGGCGTTTAACCTGCTGGTCGTAAAATATCAAAACAAGGTATGCAATCTGATTTCTCGCTATGTCAGCAACAGCGGCGACGTGCCTGATGTTGCGCAGGAAGCTTTTATTAAAGCGTATCGCGCCTTGCCGGGATTTCGCGGTGAGAGTGCGTTCTATACTTGGCTTTACCGCATTGCGGTGAACACGGCGAAGAACTATTTGGTTGCACAGGGTAGACGCCCGCCATCAAGTGATATTGACGCAGAAGAAGCTGAAAATTATGAAAATGGTGGCGCACTGAAAGAAATTTCGAACCCTGAGAATCTTATGTTGTCAGAACAGTTGAAACAGGTCGTTTTCAACACGATTGAGTCTTTACCTGACGATTTGAAAACGGCGATCACCCTGCGTGAAATTGATGGCCTAAGCTATGAAGAGATCGCTGAAGTGATGGACTGCCCGGTAGGAACGGTGCGTTCGCGTATATTCCGTGCCAGGGAAGCGGTAGACAAACGTGTTCGTCCTTTGATGAACCACTAA
- the rseB gene encoding sigma-E factor regulatory protein RseB produces MKHLLIGACALVSLVANASTEENPAEALLHQMGQATEQLDYELSYILVRKNSIEPLRFRHALVDGESFGHIAYLAGPPREVIRRGDEISYFEPGIDPFTIASNQMVAPLPAIMHSDIDHLSTMYDFVPLGRAREAGLACDVVRVSPKDGARYSYVLWIDQNTKLLTRADLLDRDGDPIEQYRALSLVISPQIGDVMKQMSDIELPPVVQVPKQRDAGLGWQVTSLPDGFSPIYSNRHRLMITERPVESQMFSDGLFSFSVYLSEADDLSVREQLVRKGRRTLHSHVSGNAEITVVGDIPPATAKKVAESVRMTAPQAAEGTPTP; encoded by the coding sequence ATGAAACATCTCCTGATCGGTGCCTGTGCACTGGTCAGTCTGGTTGCTAATGCCTCGACGGAAGAGAATCCCGCCGAGGCATTGTTGCATCAGATGGGCCAGGCAACCGAACAATTGGACTACGAACTTTCCTATATTTTGGTCCGGAAAAACAGTATTGAGCCCCTCCGTTTTCGCCACGCGTTGGTTGATGGTGAGTCATTTGGTCATATTGCTTATCTGGCTGGCCCACCGCGTGAAGTAATTCGCCGTGGTGATGAAATCAGTTATTTCGAGCCAGGCATTGACCCGTTTACTATCGCGAGCAATCAGATGGTGGCACCGTTGCCTGCCATCATGCATTCCGATATCGATCATCTTTCGACCATGTACGATTTCGTGCCACTGGGAAGAGCGCGTGAAGCAGGTCTTGCTTGCGATGTAGTGCGCGTGTCCCCGAAAGACGGTGCACGGTACTCCTATGTGCTCTGGATTGATCAGAATACCAAACTGCTCACCCGTGCAGACCTTTTGGATCGCGATGGCGACCCGATAGAGCAATATCGCGCTCTTTCTCTTGTGATTTCGCCACAGATTGGCGACGTGATGAAGCAGATGTCAGACATTGAATTACCTCCGGTGGTTCAGGTGCCGAAGCAGCGTGACGCTGGTCTTGGCTGGCAAGTTACCTCTTTGCCTGATGGCTTTTCCCCAATTTATAGCAACCGTCACCGTTTGATGATCACCGAGCGCCCGGTAGAAAGCCAGATGTTCAGCGATGGCCTATTCAGCTTCTCGGTTTACCTATCAGAAGCCGATGATCTGTCAGTGCGCGAGCAGCTGGTCAGAAAAGGCCGTCGCACGCTGCACAGCCATGTGTCCGGCAATGCAGAAATCACTGTGGTAGGAGACATTCCACCAGCGACCGCGAAAAAAGTGGCTGAATCAGTTCGTATGACCGCGCCACAAGCCGCGGAAGGAACGCCAACGCCATGA